In one window of Bos taurus isolate L1 Dominette 01449 registration number 42190680 breed Hereford chromosome 15, ARS-UCD2.0, whole genome shotgun sequence DNA:
- the CYB5R2 gene encoding NADH-cytochrome b5 reductase 2 isoform X2, which translates to MFSGWFREDPSLLFAVTVIGITVLLFARKSKNVMKSRHITLQNSDTKYPLPLIEKEQISHNTRRFRFGLPSLDHALGLPVGNYVHLLAEIDGVLVVRAYTPVSSDDDLGFVDLIIKIYFKNVHPNYPEGGKMTQYLENMKIGDTILFQGPSGCLFYHGSGKFVFKPYKTSEPETKLVHHLGMIAGGTGITPMLQLIRCIARKPSDKTVMSLIFANQTEEDILMRNELEEIARTHPTQFNLWYTLDRPPVDWKYSSGFITKDMIKEHLPPPGKSTLILETLEM; encoded by the exons ATGTTCAGCGGCTGGTTCCGG GAGGACCCGTCCCTGCTCTTCGCTGTCACTGTTATTGGGATCACCGTGCTCCTGTTTGCCCGGAAGAGCAAGAACGTGATGAAGAGTCGTCACATCACCTTACAGAACTCTGATACCAAGTACCCGCTGCCTTTGATTGAGAAAGAG CAAATCAGCCACAACACTCGGAGGTTCCGCTTTGGACTGCCCTCCCTGGACCATGCCTTAGGGCTTCCTGTAG GTAACTATGTTCATCTCTTGGCCGAAATTGACGGTGTTCTGGTGGTCAGGGCTTACACGCCTGTGTCCAGTGATGACGACCTAGGCTTTGTGGACTTaatcatcaag ATCTACTTCAAAAATGTACATCCTAATTACCCAGAAGGGGGGAAGATGACTCAGTACTTGGAGAACATGAAAATTGGGGACACCATCCTTTTTCAAGGGCCATCTGGGTGCCTGTTCTATCATGGGTCAG GGAAGTTTGTATTCAAGCCATACAAAACGAGTGAGCCCGAAACTAAACTGGTGCATCACCTGGGAATGATTGCTGGGGGCACAG GGATCACGCCTATGCTGCAGCTCATCCGCTGCATCGCCAGGAAGCCCAGTGACAAGACCGTGATGTCCCTCATCTTCGCCAACCAG acaGAGGAGGATATCTTGATGAGAAACGAGCTGGAAGAAATTGCCAGAACTCATCCAACGCAGTTCAACCTGTGGTACACGCTGGACAGGCCTCCTGTTG ACTGGAAGTACAGCTCAGGCTTCATTACCAAGGACATGATCAAGGAGCACCTCCCTCCTCCTGGAAAGTCCACGCTCATCCTG GAGACCCTTGAAATGTGA
- the CYB5R2 gene encoding NADH-cytochrome b5 reductase 2 isoform X1: MFSGWFREDPSLLFAVTVIGITVLLFARKSKNVMKSRHITLQNSDTKYPLPLIEKEQISHNTRRFRFGLPSLDHALGLPVGNYVHLLAEIDGVLVVRAYTPVSSDDDLGFVDLIIKIYFKNVHPNYPEGGKMTQYLENMKIGDTILFQGPSGCLFYHGSGKFVFKPYKTSEPETKLVHHLGMIAGGTGITPMLQLIRCIARKPSDKTVMSLIFANQTEEDILMRNELEEIARTHPTQFNLWYTLDRPPVDWKYSSGFITKDMIKEHLPPPGKSTLILVCGPLPLIQTAAHPNLKKLGYTKDMIFTY; this comes from the exons ATGTTCAGCGGCTGGTTCCGG GAGGACCCGTCCCTGCTCTTCGCTGTCACTGTTATTGGGATCACCGTGCTCCTGTTTGCCCGGAAGAGCAAGAACGTGATGAAGAGTCGTCACATCACCTTACAGAACTCTGATACCAAGTACCCGCTGCCTTTGATTGAGAAAGAG CAAATCAGCCACAACACTCGGAGGTTCCGCTTTGGACTGCCCTCCCTGGACCATGCCTTAGGGCTTCCTGTAG GTAACTATGTTCATCTCTTGGCCGAAATTGACGGTGTTCTGGTGGTCAGGGCTTACACGCCTGTGTCCAGTGATGACGACCTAGGCTTTGTGGACTTaatcatcaag ATCTACTTCAAAAATGTACATCCTAATTACCCAGAAGGGGGGAAGATGACTCAGTACTTGGAGAACATGAAAATTGGGGACACCATCCTTTTTCAAGGGCCATCTGGGTGCCTGTTCTATCATGGGTCAG GGAAGTTTGTATTCAAGCCATACAAAACGAGTGAGCCCGAAACTAAACTGGTGCATCACCTGGGAATGATTGCTGGGGGCACAG GGATCACGCCTATGCTGCAGCTCATCCGCTGCATCGCCAGGAAGCCCAGTGACAAGACCGTGATGTCCCTCATCTTCGCCAACCAG acaGAGGAGGATATCTTGATGAGAAACGAGCTGGAAGAAATTGCCAGAACTCATCCAACGCAGTTCAACCTGTGGTACACGCTGGACAGGCCTCCTGTTG ACTGGAAGTACAGCTCAGGCTTCATTACCAAGGACATGATCAAGGAGCACCTCCCTCCTCCTGGAAAGTCCACGCTCATCCTGGTGTGTGGCCCACTGCCCCTGATCCAGACAGCTGCGCACCCTAACCTGAAGAAACTGGGTTATACCAAGGACATGATTTTCACCTACTAA
- the CYB5R2 gene encoding NADH-cytochrome b5 reductase 2 isoform X3 produces the protein MKSRHITLQNSDTKYPLPLIEKEQISHNTRRFRFGLPSLDHALGLPVGNYVHLLAEIDGVLVVRAYTPVSSDDDLGFVDLIIKIYFKNVHPNYPEGGKMTQYLENMKIGDTILFQGPSGCLFYHGSGKFVFKPYKTSEPETKLVHHLGMIAGGTGITPMLQLIRCIARKPSDKTVMSLIFANQTEEDILMRNELEEIARTHPTQFNLWYTLDRPPVDWKYSSGFITKDMIKEHLPPPGKSTLILVCGPLPLIQTAAHPNLKKLGYTKDMIFTY, from the exons ATGAAGAGTCGTCACATCACCTTACAGAACTCTGATACCAAGTACCCGCTGCCTTTGATTGAGAAAGAG CAAATCAGCCACAACACTCGGAGGTTCCGCTTTGGACTGCCCTCCCTGGACCATGCCTTAGGGCTTCCTGTAG GTAACTATGTTCATCTCTTGGCCGAAATTGACGGTGTTCTGGTGGTCAGGGCTTACACGCCTGTGTCCAGTGATGACGACCTAGGCTTTGTGGACTTaatcatcaag ATCTACTTCAAAAATGTACATCCTAATTACCCAGAAGGGGGGAAGATGACTCAGTACTTGGAGAACATGAAAATTGGGGACACCATCCTTTTTCAAGGGCCATCTGGGTGCCTGTTCTATCATGGGTCAG GGAAGTTTGTATTCAAGCCATACAAAACGAGTGAGCCCGAAACTAAACTGGTGCATCACCTGGGAATGATTGCTGGGGGCACAG GGATCACGCCTATGCTGCAGCTCATCCGCTGCATCGCCAGGAAGCCCAGTGACAAGACCGTGATGTCCCTCATCTTCGCCAACCAG acaGAGGAGGATATCTTGATGAGAAACGAGCTGGAAGAAATTGCCAGAACTCATCCAACGCAGTTCAACCTGTGGTACACGCTGGACAGGCCTCCTGTTG ACTGGAAGTACAGCTCAGGCTTCATTACCAAGGACATGATCAAGGAGCACCTCCCTCCTCCTGGAAAGTCCACGCTCATCCTGGTGTGTGGCCCACTGCCCCTGATCCAGACAGCTGCGCACCCTAACCTGAAGAAACTGGGTTATACCAAGGACATGATTTTCACCTACTAA